One segment of Thermodesulfovibrio sp. 3907-1M DNA contains the following:
- the tuf gene encoding elongation factor Tu, producing the protein MAKAKFERKKPHVNVGTIGHIDHGKTTLTAAITKYLELKGLAQYRSYDQIDNAPEEKARGITINTAHVEYETDKRHYAHVDCPGHADYIKNMITGAAQMDGSILVVAANDGPMPQTREHILLARQVGVPYIVVFMNKTDMVDDPELLDLVELEVRELLSKYGFPGDEIPIIRGSALRALESSSRDPNAAEYKPIQELLDALDNYIPEPERPIDKPFLMPIEDVFSISGRGTVVTGRVERGIIKVGDEVEIVGLRETRKTVATGVEMFRKILDEGRAGDNIGVLLRGIGKDEVERGMVLAKPGSITPHTKFKAEVYVLTKEEGGRHTPFFNGYRPQFYFRTTDVTGVIKLPEGVEMVMPGDNVNLTVELIAPIAMEEGLRFAIREGGRTVGAGVVTEVLE; encoded by the coding sequence ATGGCTAAGGCAAAATTTGAGAGGAAGAAGCCGCATGTAAATGTAGGAACGATAGGGCACATTGATCATGGAAAGACCACACTTACAGCAGCGATAACGAAGTATCTGGAACTTAAGGGATTGGCGCAGTACAGGAGTTATGACCAGATAGACAATGCACCTGAGGAGAAAGCGAGGGGGATAACGATAAACACAGCCCATGTAGAGTATGAGACAGACAAGAGGCATTATGCACATGTAGACTGTCCTGGACATGCAGACTACATAAAGAACATGATAACGGGTGCGGCGCAGATGGATGGCTCCATACTTGTAGTGGCAGCCAATGATGGACCTATGCCACAGACAAGGGAGCACATACTGCTTGCCAGGCAGGTAGGAGTGCCGTACATAGTAGTATTTATGAACAAGACAGACATGGTAGATGATCCTGAGTTGCTTGACTTAGTAGAGCTTGAAGTGAGGGAATTGTTGAGCAAGTATGGATTTCCTGGGGATGAGATACCGATAATAAGGGGCAGTGCATTGAGGGCATTGGAAAGCAGCAGCAGAGATCCGAATGCAGCTGAGTACAAACCCATACAGGAGCTACTTGATGCGCTGGACAACTACATACCAGAGCCTGAGAGGCCGATAGACAAGCCATTTTTAATGCCCATAGAGGATGTATTCAGCATCTCTGGTCGTGGGACAGTAGTGACGGGTAGAGTAGAGAGAGGGATAATAAAAGTAGGAGATGAAGTAGAGATAGTGGGATTAAGGGAGACACGGAAGACAGTAGCCACAGGGGTAGAGATGTTTCGTAAGATACTTGATGAAGGAAGGGCAGGAGACAACATAGGAGTACTGTTAAGGGGGATAGGCAAGGATGAAGTAGAGCGTGGGATGGTGTTGGCGAAGCCAGGGAGCATCACACCGCATACAAAGTTTAAGGCAGAAGTTTATGTATTGACGAAGGAAGAAGGGGGGAGACACACACCCTTTTTCAATGGATACAGGCCGCAGTTTTACTTTAGGACAACGGATGTAACAGGAGTGATAAAGTTACCTGAGGGAGTGGAGATGGTAATGCCTGGGGACAATGTTAATCTGACAGTGGAGCTGATAGCGCCGATAGCGATGGAGGAGGGACTAAGGTTTGCAATAAGAGAAGGTGGAAGAACAGTAGGTGCAGGTGTAGTCACAGAGGTGCTGGAGTAA
- the nusG gene encoding transcription termination/antitermination protein NusG — translation MAKQWYVVHTMSGFEEKVKASIEERVKSKGLEDKISRILIPTERIIEVKGKKKKEQEKKFYPGYILVEMELNEDTWHLIRTTQRVTGFVGGKKPAPIPEEEVEMILQQLEKGKAPQIKTHFEKGETVRITDGPFTNFTGYIDEVDSEHERVKVMVSIFGRQTPVELNFSQVEKV, via the coding sequence ATGGCAAAACAGTGGTATGTGGTTCATACAATGTCAGGTTTTGAAGAAAAGGTGAAAGCTTCAATTGAAGAAAGAGTTAAGAGCAAGGGGCTTGAGGATAAAATTTCAAGAATCCTGATTCCAACTGAAAGGATAATTGAAGTCAAAGGGAAAAAGAAAAAAGAGCAGGAAAAGAAATTTTATCCGGGATATATTCTTGTAGAGATGGAACTGAATGAAGATACATGGCATTTGATAAGAACCACTCAGAGAGTAACAGGATTTGTGGGCGGTAAAAAACCTGCACCTATTCCAGAAGAAGAAGTGGAAATGATTCTGCAGCAATTGGAGAAAGGCAAGGCTCCACAAATTAAAACTCATTTTGAAAAGGGAGAAACAGTGAGAATTACCGATGGTCCATTTACTAATTTTACAGGATACATTGATGAAGTAGATTCTGAACATGAAAGAGTTAAAGTTATGGTAAGTATTTTTGGAAGGCAGACACCTGTAGAACTTAATTTTTCACAGGTTGAAAAGGTTTAA
- the rpmG gene encoding 50S ribosomal protein L33, whose translation MRDIILLQCTECKSKNYSTTKNKKTTPDKLQLKKYCKHCRRHTLHKETKA comes from the coding sequence ATGAGAGATATAATCCTACTTCAGTGTACAGAATGTAAAAGTAAAAACTACTCCACAACCAAGAATAAAAAGACTACGCCTGATAAGTTACAATTAAAAAAATATTGTAAGCATTGTAGAAGACATACATTACATAAAGAAACAAAAGCTTAA
- the rplK gene encoding 50S ribosomal protein L11: MAKKEVTAQVKLVIPAGKANPAPPVGPALGPHGINIMEFCKQFNAQTQNMGDTLIPVVLTIYKDRSFTFILKTPPASELIKKAAGIIKGSGATGKEKVGTLTMKQVEEIAKTKLPDLNTKSLEAAMKMIIGTAKSMGVEIRG; the protein is encoded by the coding sequence ATGGCAAAAAAGGAAGTAACTGCACAGGTAAAACTTGTAATACCTGCAGGTAAAGCAAATCCTGCTCCGCCGGTAGGACCTGCACTGGGTCCACATGGTATCAACATTATGGAATTTTGCAAACAGTTCAATGCCCAGACACAGAATATGGGAGACACTCTCATTCCTGTTGTATTAACTATCTATAAGGATAGGTCCTTTACTTTCATACTCAAGACTCCTCCTGCAAGTGAGCTCATTAAAAAGGCTGCTGGAATTATTAAAGGTTCTGGTGCAACAGGAAAGGAAAAGGTAGGCACATTAACAATGAAACAAGTTGAAGAAATAGCAAAAACAAAACTACCAGATTTAAATACAAAGTCCTTAGAGGCAGCAATGAAAATGATTATTGGCACTGCAAAAAGCATGGGTGTGGAGATAAGGGGGTAA
- the secE gene encoding preprotein translocase subunit SecE, which produces MISKLKNFLNEVKIEAKKVNYPKKHEVIASTWVVIVTVVLISFFLGLIDFVLSRIVTAFIR; this is translated from the coding sequence ATGATATCAAAGCTTAAGAATTTTCTTAATGAAGTAAAAATAGAGGCAAAAAAGGTTAATTATCCTAAAAAACACGAGGTAATAGCCTCTACTTGGGTAGTAATTGTAACAGTGGTTTTAATCTCCTTTTTTCTCGGTTTAATAGATTTTGTTTTATCAAGAATTGTAACTGCATTTATCAGGTGA